Proteins encoded together in one Ammospiza nelsoni isolate bAmmNel1 chromosome Z, bAmmNel1.pri, whole genome shotgun sequence window:
- the SMIM15 gene encoding small integral membrane protein 15: MFDIKAWAEYIVEWAAKDPYGFLTTVILALTPLFVISAALSWKLAKMIEARERELKKKQKRQENIAKAKRTKKD; the protein is encoded by the coding sequence ATGTTCGATATTAAGGCTTGGGCCGAGTACATTGTGGAGTGGGCTGCCAAGGACCCCTACGGCTTTCTCACCACTGTGATCTTGGCTCTGACGCCACTGTTTGTCATCAGCGCGGCGCTGTCATGGAAGCTTGCAAAAATGATTGAGGCCCGGGAACGAGAGctgaagaagaaacagaaacGCCAGGAGAACATTGCAAAGGCCAAACGAACAAAGAAGGATTAA